One window from the genome of Brachionichthys hirsutus isolate HB-005 chromosome 19, CSIRO-AGI_Bhir_v1, whole genome shotgun sequence encodes:
- the bbln gene encoding bublin coiled-coil protein — protein sequence MSGPNGDPDISSDDGIVSDEDDVGHEEYQAINSMLDQINSYLDDLEERNDSLNGKLHELMESNRQARLEFRAHLDGQQRDLESCPADGGGGGTK from the exons ATGTCCGGCCCAAACGGAGATCCAGACATCTCGAGTGACGATGGCATCGTCAGCGACGAAGATGATGTGGGCCACGAAG AGTACCAGGCCATCAACTCCATGCTCGATCAGATCAACTCCTATCTCGACGACCTGGAGGAACGGAATGATTCGCTCAACGGCAAACTGCACGAACTCATGGAGTCGAACCGGCAGGCTCGGCTGGAGTTCAGGGCCCATCTGGACGGCCAGCAGCGGGACCTGGAGAGCTGTcctgcagatgggggggggggggggacaaaatga
- the ciz1a gene encoding cdkn1a interacting zinc finger protein 1a encodes MFNPHIHHQQQQQQQFQQHLRQLQQLFQQQPPPPPPPPPPPPPQAAPGRHVAHHHHQAPRAMPGPPQSAPPPRMVNLCQASQTTIIAPNPMLQGALLMQQMQGNMRSFGMGGQQQFRQFFAASARSSLLGPVPMGMAMKPPIMGFPAARPFHPHARYYNNAPTTTAFPSITNTEAAARQPDRKRDSEQMATASTDDQPAAGSTSEATESIETEKPGGVDETAQPTEEQLEEPAMKKQRTEGSEEVKEQPVVGTVAVTVEEVLSSECNLDTDNSQPDDCILLEEGGSTGGSDVVEAPEEGGASEVHECSPAPSPGGALSEDEQQVHLPPEGKDSPGASPDDQEEGEEGGAEAGNKFYCYLCSITCHNQQNFKSHMNSVSHQQRMMEIQHMSNACLVTLLPRMQESLMGASKDGEKKYDSKHWCATCHAHFTSSVTIHRRTEEHKLASRKAISSCTVCKKHFRTSQIFVEHLQSLEHRQKVEKLQGGEGCEVLGNLASMDVDGFSMEEAEEGEEMQLGDGEQVFSEKRDSSSSSFKEVTLKEMTCDEHYDADTVYGSSFFVPVAGFICRLCHKFYHFESSALHAHCKSLKHFEKLKKYRETLSQKDEAAASSGESLGAANSVKPGTDATAQHLDESPLCDDAGLEANVNSMQPLLALKQTENQRLEEPAEPGQTSQDFTSGRGGEEAASQTSVVQGGPTECPAGSRELPEPGETAVDANEGGGEEQDAVPGKGKAKSTPKRRSGRAANRR; translated from the exons ATGTTCAACCCGCACAtccatcatcagcagcagcagcagcagcaatttCAGCAGCACCTGCGGCAGCTACAGCAACTTTTCCAGCAGcagcctccgccgccgccgccgccgccgcctcctcccccgCCGCAGGCGGCCCCGGGGCGGCATGTCGcccatcaccaccaccaggCACCGCG AGCCATGCCCGGTCCCCCCCAGTCGGCCCCTCCTCCCAGGATGGTCAACTTGTGCCAGGCATCCCAGACCACCATCATCGCCCCCAATCCCATGCTGCAGGGGGCCCTGctgatgcagcagatgcagg GCAACATGCGGAGCTTTGGGATGGGTGGACAGCAGCAGTTCCGCCAGTTCTTCGCAGCTTCGGCAAGGTCGTCTCTGCTCGGGCCCGTTCCCATGGGGATGGCCATGAAGCCCCCCATCATGGGTTTCCCGGCCGCCCGACCGTTCCACCCGCATGCTCGCTACTACAATAACGCCCCCACCACGACAGCCTTCCCCTCCATCACCAACACA GAAGCGGCAGCTCGCCAGCCAGACAGGAAGAGGGACAGCGAGCAGATGGCGACAGCGAGCACAGACGATCAACCGGCTGCTGGCAGCACCAGTGAAGCCACGGAAAGCATTGAAACAG AGAAGCCGGGAGGAGTGGATGAAACCGCCCAACCCACCGAGGAGCAACTTGAAGAACCTGCAATGAAGAAACAGAGAACAGAGGG GTCAGAGGAGGTCAAGGAACAGCCTGTTGTCGGGACCGTCGCCGTCACAGTTGAGGAAGTTCTTTCTTCAGAGTGTAACTTGGACACAGACAACAGCCAGCCTGACG ACTGCATCCTcctggaggaaggaggctcCACCGGGGGGTCAGATGTCGTTGAGGCGCCGGAGGAGGGCGGAGCTTCTGAG gtgcACGAGTGTTCTCCAGCCCCGTCTCCAGGTGGCGCCCTGAGtgaagacgagcagcaggttCATCTACCCCCGGAGGGCAAAGATTCTCCTGGGGCTTCGCCAGACGACCAGGAGGAAGGCGAGGAGGGTGGAGCGGAGGCTGGAAACAAGTTTTACTGCTACCTCTGCAGCATCACTTGTCACAACCAGCAA AACTTCAAGAGTCACATGAACAGCGTTTCCCACCAGCAGCGAATGATGGAGATTCAGCACATGAGCAACGCCTGCCTGGTTACGCTGCTTCCACGAATGCAGGAATCTCTAATGGGAGCGAGCAAAGACGG agagaAGAAGTACGACTCAAAGCACTGGTGCGCCACATGCCACGCCCACTTCACCAGCAGCGTCACGATCCACCGGCGCACAGAGGAGCATAAA cTTGCCAGTAGAAAGGCCATCTCCTCCTGCACAGTCTGCAAGAAACACTTCAGGACATCCCAGATCTTCGTGGAACACTTGCAGTCTCTGGAGCACAGGCAAAAAGTGGAAAAG ctgcagggagGGGAGGGCTGCGAGGTCTTGGGCAACCTGGCATCGATGGACGTCGATGGGTTTTCCATggaagaggcagaggagggagaggaaatgCAGCTTGGTGACGGAGAGCAAGTCTTTTCAGAGAAACGG gatagctcctcctcctcctttaaagAAGTGACTCTCAAAGAGATGACTTGTGATGAGCATTACGACGCCGACACGGTCTACG GCTCCAGTTTTTTTGTTCCAGTTGCAGGTTTTATCTGCAGACTCTGCCACAAGTTTTACCACTTTGAATCATCGGCCCTGCACGCCCACTGCAAATCATTGAAGCACTTTGAGAAGCTCAAG AAATACAGAGAAACGCTGAGTCAAAAGGACGAAGCTGCCGCATCATCTGGAGAATCTTTAGGAGCTGCAAACAGCGTTAAGCCTGGAACAGACGCCACCGCCCAGCATCTGGATGAAAGTCccctttgtgatgatgctgggtTGGAGGCAAACGTGAACTCCATGCAGCCTTTGTTGGCGCTCAAGCAGACAGAAAACCAACGACTGGAAGAACCAGCAGAGCCCGGCCAAACCTCGCAGGACTTTACCAGCGGCCGCGGCGGGGAAGAGGCCGCCTCCCAGACTTCCGTAGTTCAAGGCGGGCCGACCGAGTGTCCTGCTGGCAGCAGAGAGCTCCCGGAGCCGGGAGAAACTGCCGTGGACGCGAACGAAGGGGGCGGCGAGGAGCAGGATGCCGTCCCAGGAAAGGGGAAGGCAAAAAGCACGCCCAAACGCAGGTCAGGGAGGGCCGCAAACAGACGCTGA
- the dnm1a gene encoding dynamin-1a, translated as MGNRGMEDLIPLVNRMQDAFSAIGQNANLDLPQIAVVGGQSAGKSSVLENFVGKDFLPRGSGIVTRRPLVLQLMTCPTEYAEFLHCKGKKFVDFDEVRQEIEAETDRITGANKGISPVPINLRVYSPHVLNLTLVDLPGMTKVPVGDQPADIESQIRDMLMQFVTRDNCLMLAVSPANSDLANSDALKIAKEVDPQGMRTIGVITKLDLMDEGTDAKDILENKLLPLRRGYIGVVNRSQKDIDGKKDINAAMAAERKFFLSHPAYRHLADRMGTPYLQKILNQQLTNHIRDTLPGLRVKLQSQLLAIEKEVEEYKNFRPDDPSRKTKALLQMVQQFSVDFEKCIEGSGDQIDTAELSGGARINRIFHERFPFELVKMEFDEKELRKEISYAIKNIHGIRTGLFTPDMAFETIVKRQIGKIKEPCTKCVDMVISELVNTVRQCTKKLAQYPMLREEMERIVTQHIRDRENRTKGQVLLLIDIELSYMNTNHEDFIGFANAQPRISQMNKKKAAGNQDEIMPERGVNDRFKVIRKGWLTINNIGIMKGGAKEYWFVLTAESLSWYKDDEEKEKKYMLQVDNLKLRDVEKGFMSSKHIFALFNTEQRNVYKDYRQLELACESQEDVDAWKASFLRAGVYPERVTEKEGKSDAGDENGSDNLMHSMDPQLERQVETIRNLVDSYMAIVNKTVRDLMPKTIMHLMINNTKEFINAELLAQLYSCGDQNTLMEESQEQAQHRDEMLRMYHALREALGIIGDISTSTVSTTMPPPVDDSWLQVQRGGSGARSPATSPTPNRRAPPPARPVSRGPPPGPPPAGGPPVPSRPGASPDPYSGPPPTVPSRPNRAPPSVPSRRPPPSPTH; from the exons ATGGGGAACCGGGGCATGGAGGATCTGATTCCTCTTGTGAACCGCATGCAGGATGCTTTCTCCGCCATCGGCCAGAACGCGAACCTGGACCTGCCCCAGATCGCCGTGGTGGGGGGCCAGAGCGCGGGGAAGAGTTCGGTGCTGGAGAACTTCGTCGGGAA GGATTTTCTTCCTCGTGGTTCTGGCATTGTGACCCGCCGTCCTTTGGTTCTGCAGTTGATGACCTGTCCCACAG AGTATGCAGAGTTCCTCCACTGTAAGGGCAAAAAGTTTGTGGATTTTGATGAGGTTCGGCAGGAGATCGAGGCAGAAACTGACCGCATCACCGGGGCAAATAAGGGCATCTCCCCCGTGCCCATCAATCTGCGCGTCTACTCCCCTCACG TGCTGAATCTGACCCTGGTGGACCTGCCGGGGATGACCAAGGTACCAGTAGGGGACCAACCGGCGGACATCGAGTCCCAGATTAGAGACATGCTGATGCAGTTTGTAACAAGGGACAACTGCCTGATGCTGGCCGTCTCCCCAGCAAACTCTGACCTGGCCAACTCTGACGCTTTAAAGATTGCCAAAGAGGTCGACCCTCAGG GTATGAGGACCATTGGCGTGATCACCAAGCTGGACTTGATGGATGAGGGGACGGATGCTAAGGATATCCTGGAGAACAAACTGCTTCCACTCAGGAGGG GCTACATCGGTGTGGTGAACAGGAGCCAGAAGGACATTGACGGAAAGAAGGACATCAACGCTGCTatggcagcagagaggaagttCTTCCTCTCCCACCCTGCGTATAGACACCTGGCCGATCGCATGGGAACCCCCTACCTCCAGAAAATCCTCAATCAG CAACTCACCAACCACATCCGGGACACCCTGCCGGGACTCCGGGTCAAGCTGCAGAGCCAGCTCCTCGCCATcgagaaggaggtggaggagtacAAGAACTTCAGACCCGACGATCCATCGCGCAAAACCAAGGCTCTCCTCCA GATGGTGCAGCAGTTCTCTGTGGACTTTGAGAAGTGCATAGAGGGTTCTGGGGACCAGATCGACACCGCCGAGCTGTCCGGTGGTGCCCGGATCAATCGCATCTTTCATGAACGCTTCCCCTTCGAACTGGTCAAG ATGGAGTTTGATGAGAAGGAGCTCCGTAAGGAAATCAGCTACGCCATTAAGAATATTCATGGGATCAG AACTGGCCTCTTCACCCCGGACATGGCCTTTGAGACCATTGTGAAAAGGCAGATTGGGAAGATAAAAGAGCCTTGCACCAAATGTGTGGACATGGTCATATCTGAGCTAGTCAATACGGTTAGGCAATGTACcaagaag CTGGCTCAGTATCCAATGTTGAgagaagagatggagagaatcGTCACCCAACACATCAGGGACAGAGAAAACCGGACTAAAGGACAG GTGTTGCTGTTGATAGACATCGAGCTGTCGTACATGAACACCAACCACGAGGATTTCATTGGATTTGCCAA TGCTCAGCCTAGGATCAGCCAAATGAACAAGAAGAAGGCAGCTGGCAACCAG GATGAGATCATG CCGGAGAGAGGAGTAAACGATCGGTTCAAG GTGATCAGAAAGGGCTGGCTGACCATCAACAACATCGGCATCATGAAGGGAGGAGCAAAGGAGTACTGGTTCGTCCTCACGGCGGAGTCCCTGTCCTGGTATAAGGACGATGAG gagaaggagaagaagtacATGCTGCAGGTGGACAACCTGAAGCTGCGCGATGTGGAGAAAGGCTTCATGTCCAGCAAGCATATCTTCGCCCTCTTCAACACGGAGCAGAG GAATGTGTACAAGGACTACCGTCAGCTGGAGCTGGCCTGTGAGAGTCAAGAAGACGTGGATGCGTGGAAGGCCTCCTTCCTCAGAGCCGGCGTTTATCCCGAGCGGGTCACG gagaaggaaggaaag AGCGATGCAGGCGATGAAAATGGCTCTGACAACTTAATGCACAGCATGGACCCTCAGCTGGAGAGGCAGGTGGAGACCATCCGGAACCTGGTGGACTCCTACATGGCCATCGTCAACAAGACCGTCCGAGATTTAATGCCTAAGACCATCATGCACCTCATGATCAACAAT ACTAAAGAGTTCATCAACGCCGAGCTGCTGGCTCAGCTGTACTCCTGCGGCGACCAGAACACGCTGATGGAGGAGTCTCAGGAGCAGGCCCAGCACCGCGACGAGATGCTGCGAATGTACCACGCGCTGCGGGAGGCCCTCGGCATCATCGGCGACATCAGCACGTCCACCGTGAGCACCACCATGCCTCCCCCGGTGGACGACTCCTGGCTGCAGGTGCAGCGGGGCGGCTCCGGAGCAAG GTCTCCAGCGACTAGTCCGACCCCAAACCGCAGGGCTCCGCCTCCGGCCCGCCCTGTCTCTCGTGGGCCTCCGCCTgggcccccccccgccggcggACCCCCCGTCCCTTCTCGCCCTGGCGCTTCTCCGGACCCTTACAGCGGGCCGCCGCCCACCGTTCCGTCCCGGCCTAACCGTGCACCCCCAAGCGTGCCTAG tcgGAGACCCCCACCTTCTCCAACCCACTag